From Marivirga harenae, one genomic window encodes:
- a CDS encoding alpha/beta hydrolase family protein: protein MKKILLLTSFLFLLGVVSYAQEKTPLEYMDIFDLQYVGDPQISPDGEKIVYVRNQFDVMTDRKYTNLWIIDFTGENHMPLTSGKSGYKQPIWSPDGKKLAYVSAEEGSSQIFVRWMETGQTASVTNLASGPGNITWSPDGEHIAFNMSVPEKQESFGQFPSPPKGADWASPGKVIEEVSYKSDGNFSFLEPAYNHVFIVNAAGGAPRQLTSGDYNHAAPSWTADGRHLVFSANRSEKADLEPNNTHIFKINIATGALTQLTEGQGPHHSPIVSPDGKSIVYLSYEDQFVGYQLDHVFVMDVEGNNAKELNHGLDRDFKNLTWAKDSKSIFAYYDDHGNGVLANLKMDGNAVTITRGIGNGSFGRPYSGGSYSIAKNGRYAYTKANTQRPGELSVGHFPTKMANRTITNLNDTFLQNKNIGKVEEVNFKSSFDDKNIQGWIVYPPDFDENEKYPLILEIHGGPHLAYGPHFSPELQLMASRGFVVLYTNPRGSTTYGEEFGGYINHNYPSEDYDDLMSGVDMMQDKSFIDQNRLYITGGSGGGVLTAWSIGKTNRFRAAVVSKPVINWYSFSLTADGYNYYPQYWFNKKPWEDPQQYLERSPISLVGNVKTPTLLVTGENDYRTPMSETEQYYGALKLLEVESKMVRIPGAGHGITARPSNIIRHVAYITGWFEKYK from the coding sequence ATGAAGAAAATTCTACTGCTAACTTCCTTCCTATTCCTTTTGGGAGTGGTTTCATATGCTCAGGAAAAAACTCCATTAGAGTATATGGATATATTCGATTTGCAATATGTTGGTGATCCACAAATTTCTCCTGATGGTGAAAAAATAGTGTATGTAAGAAATCAATTTGACGTGATGACTGATCGAAAATATACTAATTTATGGATCATAGATTTTACTGGTGAAAATCATATGCCGTTAACGTCAGGAAAGTCTGGTTACAAACAGCCTATTTGGTCGCCCGATGGAAAAAAATTGGCTTATGTGTCAGCGGAAGAAGGAAGTTCTCAAATATTTGTTAGATGGATGGAAACCGGCCAAACAGCTTCTGTCACAAACCTGGCATCTGGACCTGGAAATATCACCTGGTCACCCGATGGAGAACATATTGCTTTCAACATGAGTGTTCCTGAAAAACAAGAAAGTTTTGGACAATTCCCCTCCCCTCCGAAGGGAGCAGATTGGGCTTCCCCCGGAAAAGTAATAGAAGAAGTTTCTTATAAATCAGATGGTAATTTTTCATTTTTAGAACCTGCTTACAATCATGTATTTATCGTGAATGCAGCAGGAGGAGCTCCGCGCCAACTGACTAGCGGAGATTACAATCATGCGGCCCCATCATGGACTGCTGACGGAAGACATTTGGTATTTTCAGCTAATCGATCTGAGAAGGCGGATTTAGAACCAAACAACACACACATCTTCAAAATCAACATAGCAACAGGAGCTTTAACACAATTAACAGAAGGACAGGGTCCTCATCATAGTCCTATTGTTTCGCCAGATGGTAAGTCTATTGTCTATTTAAGCTATGAAGATCAGTTTGTGGGTTATCAATTAGACCATGTTTTTGTGATGGACGTTGAAGGTAACAATGCGAAAGAGCTCAATCATGGATTAGATAGGGATTTCAAAAATTTGACTTGGGCCAAAGACAGCAAAAGCATATTCGCTTATTATGATGACCATGGAAATGGTGTTTTGGCAAATCTAAAAATGGACGGAAATGCAGTTACAATCACAAGAGGAATTGGAAATGGATCTTTCGGAAGACCTTATTCAGGTGGAAGTTATAGTATAGCTAAAAACGGAAGATATGCATACACCAAGGCTAACACCCAACGTCCAGGAGAATTATCAGTTGGTCATTTCCCAACAAAAATGGCCAATAGAACCATCACAAATCTGAACGATACATTCCTTCAAAATAAGAATATTGGTAAAGTAGAAGAGGTTAATTTCAAATCTTCATTCGATGATAAAAACATTCAAGGTTGGATTGTTTATCCTCCAGATTTTGATGAAAATGAAAAATACCCATTGATTTTAGAAATTCATGGAGGTCCTCATTTAGCCTATGGGCCTCATTTTAGTCCGGAACTTCAATTAATGGCTTCAAGAGGTTTTGTAGTTTTATATACCAACCCTAGAGGAAGTACTACCTATGGTGAGGAATTTGGAGGCTACATCAATCATAATTATCCAAGTGAAGATTATGATGATCTAATGTCTGGTGTTGACATGATGCAGGACAAAAGCTTTATTGACCAAAATCGACTTTATATTACTGGTGGAAGTGGTGGTGGAGTATTAACAGCATGGAGCATTGGCAAAACAAATCGTTTTAGAGCAGCGGTTGTAAGCAAGCCGGTAATCAATTGGTACAGCTTTAGTTTAACTGCAGATGGCTATAATTATTATCCTCAGTATTGGTTTAATAAAAAGCCATGGGAAGATCCTCAACAATATTTAGAGAGATCCCCGATTTCATTGGTTGGAAATGTAAAAACCCCTACCCTCTTGGTGACGGGAGAAAATGATTATAGGACTCCCATGAGTGAAACTGAGCAATATTATGGTGCATTGAAATTGCTGGAGGTAGAAAGTAAAATGGTAAGAATACCGGGAGCAGGACACGGTATTACGGCAAGACCAAGTAATATTATTAGACATGTTGCCTACATCACGGGCTGGTTTGAAAAATATAAATAG
- a CDS encoding prohibitin family protein, whose protein sequence is MKNLMIPLVALLICSCTVVRQGEVGVKRKLGKIDPDVYYAGLYGINPFFTKMIKTPTRTENLELNLSLPSKEGLSIQSEISILYRIKEDMAPLIIEDIGQNYVRNAILPVFRSASSDISANFMAKDMHSGKRKQIETEIKERMTEVLSPRGFIIEEVLMKSIELPRELSAAIERKLQAEQESMSMDFILEIERKEAERRRIEAEGNRDAQKILAEGLNDAIIQLRSIEAFKELAKSPNAKVIITDGKTPMLIPGNQ, encoded by the coding sequence ATGAAAAATCTAATGATTCCCTTAGTTGCACTATTAATTTGTAGTTGTACTGTTGTCCGTCAAGGTGAAGTTGGCGTAAAAAGAAAACTTGGCAAAATAGACCCTGATGTATATTATGCTGGTCTTTACGGAATAAACCCATTTTTTACGAAGATGATCAAAACCCCTACAAGAACCGAGAACCTTGAACTAAATCTTAGCCTGCCCAGTAAAGAAGGTCTAAGCATTCAGTCCGAAATTTCCATTCTTTATCGAATAAAAGAGGACATGGCTCCTTTAATAATAGAAGACATTGGTCAAAACTATGTTAGAAATGCCATACTACCTGTTTTCAGATCAGCTTCCTCTGATATTTCCGCCAATTTTATGGCCAAGGATATGCATTCGGGAAAAAGAAAGCAGATAGAAACGGAAATTAAAGAAAGAATGACTGAAGTGTTAAGTCCGCGAGGATTCATCATAGAGGAAGTTTTAATGAAAAGCATTGAACTCCCACGTGAATTATCAGCCGCCATAGAACGGAAATTACAAGCGGAGCAAGAATCCATGAGTATGGATTTTATTTTGGAAATTGAGCGCAAGGAAGCTGAAAGAAGAAGAATTGAAGCAGAAGGCAATAGAGATGCACAGAAAATTTTGGCCGAAGGATTAAATGATGCCATCATTCAATTAAGAAGTATCGAAGCTTTCAAAGAATTGGCCAAAAGCCCGAATGCAAAAGTGATTATAACAGATGGTAAAACCCCTATGCTTATTCCAGGTAATCAATAA
- a CDS encoding bifunctional alpha/beta hydrolase/OsmC family protein: MKKENIQFEGSTGDKLSAAIHFPADDQPHNYVIFAHCFTCNKNLNAVRNIILSMTKKGFAVLSFDFTGLGQSEGEFSDTNFSSNIDDLIKASNYLKENYREASLLIGHSLGGAAVLMAADLIDSVAAIATIGAPAEADHVLNLIEDKKEEILKKGEAKVNIGGRPFKIKKQFLDDLQSKDNLKKIKDLRKALLILHSPQDQTVDISNAATLYEKAHHPKSFISLDGADHLLSNKEDSLYAGEVIATWADRYIEKPKQQKISTDSQTVAFIGKKEDQYTTQIVAEGHHLIADEPEDVGGNNFGTSPYGLLTSALAACTAITLRMYANRKNWDVDEILVHVDQDQRYDEDSQDCESDNSKITFFDRSIEIKGSLDEKQRKRLIEIANKCPVHKTLESKIKVETKER, encoded by the coding sequence ATGAAGAAGGAAAATATTCAATTCGAAGGTTCAACGGGTGATAAACTATCGGCTGCAATTCATTTTCCTGCTGATGATCAACCTCATAATTATGTCATTTTCGCCCATTGTTTCACCTGCAACAAAAACCTTAATGCGGTTAGAAATATTATTTTATCCATGACCAAAAAAGGCTTCGCTGTCTTAAGTTTCGATTTTACTGGTTTGGGTCAAAGCGAGGGTGAGTTTTCTGATACTAATTTCTCCTCCAATATTGACGATTTGATTAAAGCGTCAAACTATTTAAAAGAAAATTACCGAGAAGCAAGCTTATTAATTGGCCATTCGCTGGGTGGAGCAGCAGTTTTAATGGCTGCAGATTTAATAGATTCAGTTGCTGCAATTGCTACCATTGGAGCTCCTGCAGAAGCAGATCATGTTTTAAATTTAATTGAAGATAAAAAGGAAGAAATTCTCAAAAAAGGCGAGGCTAAAGTGAATATAGGCGGAAGACCCTTTAAAATTAAAAAACAGTTTTTAGATGATCTTCAAAGTAAGGACAATCTGAAAAAGATAAAAGACTTACGGAAAGCATTACTAATTTTACATTCCCCACAGGATCAAACTGTGGACATTTCCAATGCAGCAACCCTTTATGAAAAAGCACATCATCCAAAAAGTTTTATCTCATTAGACGGTGCAGATCACTTATTGAGTAATAAAGAAGACTCACTATATGCAGGTGAAGTAATTGCCACATGGGCAGATCGGTATATTGAAAAACCAAAGCAACAAAAAATATCTACTGATTCGCAGACAGTGGCATTTATCGGCAAAAAGGAAGATCAATACACCACACAAATTGTAGCAGAAGGGCATCATTTGATTGCAGATGAACCTGAAGATGTGGGCGGTAATAATTTCGGTACTTCCCCTTATGGATTATTAACTTCTGCATTAGCCGCTTGCACAGCCATAACATTGAGAATGTATGCCAATAGAAAAAATTGGGATGTGGATGAAATTTTAGTGCATGTGGATCAAGATCAACGCTATGATGAAGACAGCCAAGATTGCGAATCGGATAACAGCAAAATCACATTCTTTGATAGAAGCATTGAAATTAAAGGCTCATTGGACGAAAAACAGAGAAAAAGACTGATTGAAATAGCCAATAAATGTCCGGTTCATAAGACCTTGGAAAGCAAAATAAAGGTAGAAACGAAGGAGCGATAG
- a CDS encoding tetratricopeptide repeat protein: MRFILLSIVFILSIELPVFSQSKLKAAEEYFSKKYNIIENGKANSQNIDRAIQLFGESTSEPDKTIGLLKSYEFKASWTEVSESEKRDLYEKAIALAKSKAGEYPNNGAIAYWYSANYARWANLIEITEAAQEGVLDKIKKLTERAIELDKKYNQAGALRLLGGLHMEAPSIPLILSWPSNEVAEKLLKKAYSIAPEHTANVYLYAKILHVVGKEKKAQRILKELTNRQAREQYFLVDKKYIQKGKELYTQNY; the protein is encoded by the coding sequence ATGAGATTCATTTTGCTATCAATAGTATTCATTCTTTCGATTGAACTTCCAGTTTTTTCTCAAAGTAAATTAAAAGCTGCTGAAGAGTACTTTAGCAAAAAGTATAATATCATTGAAAATGGAAAGGCTAATAGTCAAAACATAGATCGAGCCATCCAATTATTCGGAGAAAGTACTTCTGAACCTGATAAAACCATAGGTTTACTGAAAAGCTACGAATTCAAAGCTTCATGGACCGAAGTTTCAGAAAGCGAAAAAAGGGACTTATACGAAAAAGCAATCGCTTTAGCTAAAAGCAAAGCTGGAGAATATCCTAATAATGGTGCGATAGCTTATTGGTATTCAGCAAATTACGCCAGATGGGCAAATCTAATTGAAATCACTGAAGCAGCACAAGAAGGTGTTCTTGATAAAATCAAAAAATTGACTGAAAGAGCCATTGAACTAGATAAAAAATATAATCAAGCAGGCGCTTTACGATTACTAGGAGGATTGCATATGGAAGCACCAAGTATTCCTTTGATTCTTAGCTGGCCTTCCAATGAGGTAGCTGAGAAATTATTGAAAAAAGCCTACAGCATAGCCCCTGAACACACGGCTAATGTTTATTTGTATGCTAAAATTCTTCATGTGGTTGGAAAAGAGAAAAAAGCTCAAAGAATATTGAAAGAACTTACAAACAGACAGGCTAGAGAACAATATTTTTTAGTGGATAAAAAATATATCCAAAAGGGGAAAGAACTTTATACCCAAAACTACTAG
- a CDS encoding TerB family tellurite resistance protein: MLKEQLKILIKLATIDNELADKEANLIEKIGKANGVTEDEIYHMMKNPEPMKNLDTLSEDQRFEYLYNIIQLMKIDGKVYKSEIVFCQHIAERLGYKKKAVAELSKSIYSDPSITSDREELKTRLRKHLTK, from the coding sequence ATGTTAAAAGAACAGCTAAAAATCTTAATTAAATTAGCCACAATTGATAATGAGCTGGCGGATAAAGAAGCAAACTTAATTGAAAAAATTGGAAAGGCTAATGGGGTTACTGAGGATGAAATTTATCATATGATGAAGAATCCTGAGCCTATGAAAAACTTGGATACTTTATCAGAAGACCAAAGGTTTGAATACTTGTACAATATTATTCAATTGATGAAGATTGATGGCAAAGTATATAAAAGCGAAATAGTTTTTTGCCAGCATATTGCAGAAAGATTAGGCTATAAGAAAAAAGCAGTTGCTGAACTGTCTAAAAGTATTTATAGTGACCCTAGCATTACAAGTGATAGGGAAGAACTAAAAACAAGATTGAGAAAGCATTTAACTAAATAA
- a CDS encoding DUF962 domain-containing protein, with protein MAERKYKSFKEFYPYYLTEHQDPTCRKLHFIGTALLFGVLAWALITQTYWGLALIPVVGYGFAWVGHFFFEKNKPATFIYPLWSLASDFKLFFQILVGKQPLNPQR; from the coding sequence ATGGCAGAAAGAAAATATAAAAGCTTTAAAGAGTTTTATCCATACTACTTAACCGAACACCAAGACCCTACTTGTAGGAAATTGCATTTTATAGGTACCGCTTTATTGTTTGGTGTTTTAGCTTGGGCTTTGATTACCCAAACCTATTGGGGTTTAGCATTAATTCCCGTTGTAGGCTATGGTTTTGCTTGGGTAGGACATTTCTTTTTTGAGAAAAACAAGCCAGCTACTTTCATCTACCCACTTTGGAGTTTAGCCTCGGATTTTAAATTGTTCTTTCAGATTTTAGTAGGTAAACAACCACTCAATCCTCAGCGATGA
- a CDS encoding ABC1 kinase family protein: MSERKEQSRIPISKIQRASKFVTTGAKVGGNFIKHYSKKAFNSKLDRSQLDLDNAEDIYESLSELKGSALKVAQMLSMDRNLLPPAYQEKFTMSQYSAPPLSYPLVVKTFQKTLGKSPEAIFDDFTKNAVNAASMGQVHRATKDGKKLAVKIQYPGVADSISSDLRLVRPFATRLFNMSNAELDHYMSEVEGKLMEEADYDLELRRSKEITEALAGKIEGLYFPKYYEEYSGGRVITMDWLDGVHLKEFLATNPSQETKNKIGQALWDFYNFQFHELKQVHADPHPGNFMFMDDGTMGIIDFGCIKEIPDDFYENYFALLKPGFLQDKAEIDKRFKALDFFHEKDTPAEREIFSGVFTEMIGMLSKPFQYDIFNFGNNAFFEEIYAMGERVSKMKEVRNSNGARGSKHGLYVNRTYFGLYNMLNQLDAEVKITKPVWLKGSTEKVA, encoded by the coding sequence ATGAGCGAAAGAAAAGAACAATCTCGAATCCCTATATCAAAAATTCAGCGAGCTAGCAAATTTGTAACCACTGGGGCAAAAGTTGGAGGGAACTTTATAAAACATTATTCAAAGAAGGCTTTCAATTCTAAGCTTGATCGATCTCAATTGGATTTAGATAATGCGGAAGATATATATGAGTCCCTGAGTGAATTGAAAGGAAGCGCTCTTAAAGTGGCTCAAATGCTAAGCATGGATAGAAATTTACTGCCGCCTGCTTATCAGGAAAAGTTTACCATGTCACAATACAGCGCTCCACCATTGTCTTATCCTTTAGTGGTAAAGACCTTTCAAAAAACGTTGGGTAAAAGTCCAGAAGCGATTTTCGATGATTTTACAAAGAATGCCGTAAATGCAGCTTCGATGGGACAGGTTCATCGGGCCACCAAGGATGGTAAAAAGCTTGCTGTAAAAATTCAATACCCAGGAGTTGCAGATAGCATAAGCTCCGATTTACGATTGGTTAGACCTTTTGCTACTCGCTTATTCAATATGAGTAATGCTGAATTGGATCATTACATGAGCGAAGTGGAAGGGAAATTAATGGAGGAAGCTGACTATGATTTGGAATTGAGACGTTCCAAAGAAATTACTGAAGCCTTAGCTGGAAAAATTGAAGGACTTTATTTCCCTAAATACTATGAAGAGTATTCTGGCGGACGAGTAATTACTATGGACTGGTTGGATGGAGTGCATTTGAAAGAATTTTTGGCAACTAACCCATCTCAAGAAACCAAAAACAAAATTGGTCAAGCACTATGGGATTTCTATAATTTCCAATTTCATGAGCTGAAGCAAGTGCACGCAGATCCACATCCAGGTAATTTTATGTTCATGGATGATGGTACCATGGGTATTATAGATTTTGGATGTATCAAGGAAATCCCGGACGATTTCTACGAAAATTATTTTGCTTTGCTTAAGCCAGGATTTTTGCAAGATAAAGCAGAAATAGATAAACGTTTTAAGGCTTTAGATTTCTTCCACGAAAAGGATACCCCTGCCGAAAGAGAAATTTTTAGTGGCGTGTTTACTGAAATGATTGGTATGTTGAGCAAGCCCTTTCAATATGATATATTCAATTTTGGAAACAATGCCTTCTTCGAAGAAATATATGCCATGGGCGAACGAGTTTCTAAGATGAAAGAAGTACGAAATAGTAATGGTGCTAGAGGATCAAAGCATGGGCTATACGTAAATAGAACTTATTTTGGTCTATATAATATGCTCAATCAATTGGATGCGGAAGTAAAAATCACCAAGCCAGTTTGGTTGAAAGGAAGCACAGAGAAAGTGGCTTAG
- a CDS encoding acyl-CoA thioesterase: protein MQGKSAQNSRTTITELMIPSYANFGGKIHGGILLSLMDKVAYATATKHSGAYCVTVSVDNVDFLQPVEVGDLVSMLASVNYVGNSSMIIGIKVIAENVKTGLVKHTNTSYFTMVAKNEDGSLKTVPKLILKSKDDLRRFAEAVKRKQLRKSYQEQMESEKSAFTVEKQKNLIENQRCEVQM from the coding sequence ATGCAAGGCAAATCAGCCCAAAATTCAAGGACTACAATTACCGAATTGATGATACCTTCTTATGCCAATTTCGGTGGTAAAATACATGGCGGAATTCTACTTTCGTTAATGGATAAGGTGGCTTATGCTACTGCCACCAAGCATAGTGGGGCTTATTGCGTAACGGTTTCCGTTGATAATGTGGATTTTCTCCAACCAGTGGAAGTGGGAGATTTAGTGTCAATGCTGGCCTCAGTAAATTATGTTGGAAATTCCAGTATGATCATTGGCATTAAAGTAATTGCAGAAAATGTGAAAACTGGATTGGTTAAGCATACCAATACCAGCTATTTTACAATGGTAGCTAAAAATGAGGATGGTAGTTTAAAAACGGTCCCAAAGTTGATCCTTAAATCTAAGGACGACCTAAGAAGATTTGCCGAAGCAGTGAAAAGAAAGCAATTAAGAAAAAGTTATCAAGAGCAAATGGAAAGTGAAAAATCTGCTTTTACTGTTGAAAAGCAAAAGAATTTAATAGAAAACCAGCGTTGCGAAGTGCAAATGTAA
- a CDS encoding sodium:solute symporter family protein encodes MILNTIDWIILFGFLLISLGIGFWTSRKNKSASEFFAAGGKMPWWLLGVSMVATTFSTDTPNLVTDIVRQNGVSGNWAWWAFLLTGMLTVFVYAGLWKKSGVLTDVEFYELRYSGKAARFLRGFRAIYLGFLFNVMIMASVSLAAIKIGGVLLGLSPVQTVVIAGIITVIYSSLGGLRGVLFTDFLQFFLSLGGALVAAYVALNHPKVGGLDNLLVHENVVDKLSFFPSFSNPEMWVMLLIIPLLVQWWSTWYPGAEPGGGGYIAQRMFAAKNADHSIKAVLFFNVAHYAIRPWPWIIVALCSIIVFPDLDSFAKAFPAVNSGVATHDMGYPAMLTFIPAGLLGLVVTSLVAAYMSTISTHLNWGSSYLVNDVYKRFINPKASESKQVLLGRLLTVVLMIFSMLMALVLENALQTFEILLQIGAGTGLIYILRWFWWRINAISEIVAMVVSFIIALYFAFADQPFGFDELLSWQKLIIGVTITTVSWVTASFLTEKTTDQQLANFLNKVNPGGPGWKNISARLSSKGLIQEKSQKWKVPTGIICMIAGSMGVYGFLFSTGLFIYGEILKASALLLFSILCGAVIFKLYPKIIAED; translated from the coding sequence ATGATTTTAAATACCATTGACTGGATTATTCTTTTTGGTTTTTTATTAATTTCCTTAGGAATAGGTTTTTGGACGTCCAGAAAAAATAAAAGTGCCTCCGAATTTTTTGCAGCTGGAGGTAAAATGCCATGGTGGCTTTTGGGTGTTTCAATGGTAGCCACCACTTTCTCAACTGACACCCCTAATTTAGTAACAGATATTGTCCGCCAAAATGGTGTTTCTGGTAACTGGGCATGGTGGGCATTCTTGCTGACTGGAATGTTGACCGTTTTCGTTTATGCGGGCTTATGGAAAAAATCAGGTGTGCTCACCGATGTTGAATTCTATGAATTAAGATACTCTGGCAAAGCTGCTCGGTTTTTAAGAGGCTTTCGAGCCATCTATTTAGGATTTCTTTTCAATGTGATGATCATGGCTTCCGTGAGTTTGGCAGCCATTAAAATAGGAGGCGTTTTATTAGGACTAAGCCCTGTGCAAACGGTAGTGATTGCAGGAATTATCACAGTAATCTATAGCAGTTTGGGTGGCTTAAGAGGGGTTTTGTTTACAGATTTCCTGCAATTCTTTCTTTCTTTGGGGGGTGCTTTGGTCGCTGCCTACGTAGCTTTGAACCATCCCAAAGTTGGAGGTTTAGATAATTTGTTAGTCCATGAAAATGTGGTGGACAAATTATCCTTTTTCCCTTCATTCTCCAATCCTGAAATGTGGGTGATGCTCTTGATAATCCCACTACTTGTGCAATGGTGGAGTACGTGGTATCCAGGAGCGGAACCTGGTGGAGGCGGATACATTGCACAAAGAATGTTTGCTGCTAAAAATGCGGATCATTCCATCAAGGCTGTATTATTTTTTAATGTGGCACATTATGCCATCCGTCCGTGGCCATGGATAATCGTTGCACTGTGTTCCATTATTGTTTTTCCCGATTTGGATAGTTTTGCGAAGGCATTCCCTGCTGTAAATTCAGGAGTGGCTACGCACGATATGGGTTATCCAGCTATGCTGACTTTTATTCCAGCAGGCCTTCTTGGATTGGTAGTCACTTCATTAGTGGCAGCTTATATGAGCACAATTTCCACTCATTTAAATTGGGGCTCATCCTATTTGGTCAATGATGTTTACAAAAGATTCATTAATCCTAAAGCTTCTGAAAGTAAGCAAGTACTGCTAGGGAGATTATTAACTGTAGTTCTTATGATTTTCAGCATGCTAATGGCCTTGGTATTGGAAAACGCTTTACAAACCTTTGAAATATTGTTGCAAATCGGTGCTGGTACTGGATTAATTTATATTCTCCGCTGGTTTTGGTGGAGAATCAATGCCATCAGTGAAATTGTAGCCATGGTGGTCAGCTTTATTATTGCACTTTATTTTGCATTTGCAGATCAGCCATTTGGTTTTGATGAGCTACTCTCCTGGCAAAAACTAATTATAGGGGTCACTATTACAACGGTAAGCTGGGTAACAGCTAGTTTTCTTACCGAAAAAACCACCGATCAACAATTAGCCAATTTCTTAAATAAAGTAAATCCGGGTGGGCCAGGTTGGAAGAACATCAGTGCAAGATTATCATCAAAAGGATTAATACAGGAGAAATCTCAGAAATGGAAAGTGCCTACAGGAATCATTTGTATGATAGCAGGAAGTATGGGAGTGTATGGATTCCTTTTCAGTACTGGCTTATTTATATATGGGGAAATCTTAAAAGCCAGCGCCCTATTACTGTTCAGTATTTTATGCGGAGCAGTAATCTTTAAACTATACCCGAAAATCATCGCTGAGGATTGA
- a CDS encoding flavin reductase family protein, translating into MSYKEIDPKSIKTPELHGLLLGAIAPRPIAFASTIDQEGNVNLSPFSFFNVFGANPPILIFSPARRGKNNTTKHSYENVKEIPEVVINIANYPMVEQMSLASTEYDKGVNEFIKAGFTQAKSTKVKPPRVAEAPIAFECKVNEVIETGKEGGAGNLVICEVIHIHINEEILDENGKIDPLKLDPIGRLGGNWYSRSKKALFEVEKPLQKLGIGIDALPEEIRRSKMLTGNDLGKLGNTEKIPESDDLQGLQLPDKYQTFTEDSNELHEIAHQLLEENKVMEAWKVLLR; encoded by the coding sequence ATGAGTTATAAAGAAATAGACCCGAAATCGATTAAAACACCAGAACTGCACGGCCTATTATTGGGGGCTATTGCCCCTAGACCTATTGCCTTTGCCAGTACTATTGATCAAGAAGGAAATGTGAATTTAAGTCCCTTTAGTTTCTTTAATGTATTTGGAGCAAATCCACCCATACTCATCTTTTCTCCTGCAAGGAGAGGTAAAAATAATACAACCAAACACTCCTATGAAAATGTGAAAGAAATACCTGAGGTTGTCATTAACATAGCCAATTATCCTATGGTGGAGCAAATGTCTTTGGCTTCTACAGAATATGATAAAGGTGTGAATGAATTTATAAAGGCAGGATTCACACAGGCTAAATCGACAAAAGTAAAACCGCCAAGAGTGGCTGAAGCGCCTATTGCTTTTGAATGTAAAGTCAATGAAGTGATAGAAACTGGCAAAGAAGGTGGTGCAGGAAATCTTGTTATTTGCGAAGTTATTCATATTCATATTAATGAGGAAATTTTAGATGAAAACGGAAAAATTGACCCCTTAAAATTAGATCCAATTGGTAGGCTCGGAGGGAATTGGTATAGTCGATCCAAAAAAGCACTATTTGAGGTTGAAAAGCCGTTGCAGAAGCTGGGAATAGGTATTGACGCCCTACCTGAGGAGATAAGAAGAAGTAAAATGTTAACAGGCAATGATTTAGGAAAACTGGGAAATACGGAAAAAATTCCTGAATCTGATGATTTACAAGGCTTACAGCTACCTGATAAGTATCAAACATTTACTGAAGATAGCAATGAACTTCACGAGATAGCTCATCAGTTATTAGAAGAAAATAAAGTAATGGAGGCATGGAAGGTGCTTCTGCGTTAG